ctatactatctctcatgttttatgatagcgcttgggaagccgtccaggtacgcatccttaACTTTCCTTCATTGTTGTTTgatcttgttaggcatgcaatattcgAAATCATCtagtctacttaggtatccataattaactgattaatgaccacacttcccttaactttgtcagtagagacctttatagggcttagaggggtgctacctttcaaaggtaccttcccaataggtaacttgatccccggacttagactcgggtttttcaaagacacgcttttccaaaaattatggagtcatttttttagggttttattttcccttcaaaaataaaaataaaataagtggtgactccaactttttttcaaaaatcaatttttcacaaataaaaagcgagtctcgccgatcgagtgggggcacacgtgaaaaatgcgggtccacaacaTGCCATTTCTCAAAGAATAAGATTCTTTCTTTCGACCACTCCATTTTTTGGGGGGTTCTAGGGGctgaaaattcatgttttatCCCTTTCCTATCACAGATTCTCTTCCCTTATCACTCCTAATTCTTACAGTGGGAAAACATTTTTCTACCTAAATTTTAATGCAAAGAATTTTCTAGTGTTTAGTGGTTTCTAATTTCTCTCTCACGAATGAAACAAAAGAATACCTAGAGAAGTTATCAACTATCACAAGAATGTATTTCTTTTCACCTTTGCTTCAATTCGCATAGGACCTATGAGGTCTGTGTGAAGAAAATGTAGGACCCTAGATGTACTGGTTCCTTTAATCTTTTTGTAAGGCTCTTTTACTTGTTTCCCTTTCATTATACAAGCACCACATACAGTGTTAAGTTGTACACTTAACTTAGGGATACCTCTAACTAGGTTTTTATTTGCTATGTTTGCAAGATCCTTATAATAAATATGCCCTAACTTACTATTCCATACCTTAGTAACATCAAATTTGGCCTTATTACGACTAAAGAAGAGTTAGAATTAGAATTAACTGTATAATTGTAATCCATGGTCCTATGCCCAATGAGTGTGAGTTCTTCTTTATTAAACACTTCATGAAGAGCTTGGGAAAACCTCACACTTAGTTTACTATCACAAATTTGGTTTATACTAATCAGGTTAACCTTAAGTccatcaacaaaaaaaaaaaaaaaacatcatttaaTTCAGGACATCCAAAAATAGATACACTACCCCTACCTCTCACTTGGGTAATACTCCATCACTAAATGTGACATCACCTCCATTGAAATCtttaaaagaagtaaaaaaggATTTATCTCCTATTATGTttttagagaaaacaaaatcaaagtaCCACTTACTAGGGGCTTTAACCTGAAGTGGAGTGAATACCATATTACACTTGGGCCTATCATTTCTAAACCAAACCTATTTAACCTTAGAGGTGTACTAGGTGAGCTCCTCTTGATCCCCTCTTGATCCTAGGCTCAGGGTTAgacttttttcctttcttgatatttaaaattatattttgaggACATTTGATTTATTCACTAGCCCATTTAGATGGGACTCATACCTATCAAAAAGTCTACTATAGAAGCTATTTTGAGTGTGCCCCAATttcttacaaaataaaaaacattaaggAGGTGTGCTAGAGGAAGCTATAAGGTTCAGAATTTCCTCTTAACCCATCACAATGACTGTTTCTCTAATAGTGGGGGTTTTTGTCTTCTTTATGTAACCAAGACCTCTCTTGTTTCCATGGGATTTAGatttatcaattatttaatttaagattattttcCTAGGAtgaaatatttcattatttgaagAACGTACTTTTCTTTGGTGTTCAACTTCTTAAGTTAGAGCATTGTTTCTCTAAAGAAGAGATTTATGCTTAGTCTCAACAAATCAAATCTTTTCAAGATAgttaagttttttcttttttcatttaacaCACCAAGTTTAGAGCTTTGTGATGCATGGGTAGGAATAACTTTGATGCAATTATTCAATAAAAGTCAATACTTTTCACACCAATTTTCAAGTATAAAGGCATTAGCATGACAATCACTATTAATATCATGATTAGAACTAATTGAAGTAATGAAAGCAAGGTAATCATGTTAATCGTAGTATCTTTAGAAGTCGAAAAGTCGCTCTCATTTTAGTCCATGTCACTCTAGGATACCTGCATAAACTTTTTAACATCTTTGGGACTAAGATAGTTAGAATACACGTCATAACCCATCACAATTAAAGTACTCAATTATTTTACCCTTAGAAAAGCccttatctttttctttgaaaGAATCTTTAGTTCTTTTCCCTTTCTTTGAGTCTTGTTTTCTAAAGAACCTTCTCTAAAATCTCATGGCATCTTTAATTCATTTAAACATTAAGGTATGCTCTTCCATTCCtgcaaattcaaaatttaagttTCTTTTTCCTCACTCTTAGAAGCCTTAAAGGCAATTTCCCAAGGCTTTTGAGAATCAAGTAGAGACATCTCATAGGTCTAAAGTAATTCTACAAGATCATTAACTCTCATAGAATCAACGTCCTTGCTTTCCTCTATGGTCCTGACCTTGGGTTTAAATCTCCTAgggaaaaattctaaaatctttcTTATGACTTTGGACTCGGGTATCTTTTCCCCTAAGTTAAAGTAAGAGTTGAATATGTTACTAAGTTATGAGTAGAATGCAAAGAAGGTTTGATCCTCTCGCATTCTTATGCTTTAAAATTTAGATGTGAGCATCTAGATTTTAGACAAATTCATAGGCAAAGTGCCTTCATAGGTTACTAAGAGAATGTCCAAAGCTTTCTCGAGTTTGACATATGAAATGACagtgattttaagttaaattaattttaaattaaattattttttatttgttgccTTAAAACTTATTGCTTAGGCTTTCTTTGGTtacattttttgctttttgttttgccttaaaacatttaatttcattaattttaagtaataaatttggTATATTAAAAGTATcatagatatataaaataactacaAAGTATTTACCATAAAAAGGTCTTAGATATGGGTAAGTACAACAAAAGAGATTATTAGATGAAACACCCTATAATCTAATTTCTAATAAGTAATCAAACTATAATAATTCATAAAGAGAGAAGGGAGTATAACAACTTTGATATGTTAAAAGtattatagatatataaaataactaaaaagtaTTTACCATAAAAAGGTTTTACATATGAGTAAGTACAACAAAAGAGATTATTTGAAGAAGCACCCCATAATCTCATTTCTAATAAGTAATCAAACTATAATAATTCATAGAGAGAGCAGAGTAAATTTcttgtttccattttttatttcaatattttaaattaaaatgctATGCATCACTTGAGTTACAACCAGAGTATACATActaatattcattttaatagAGAGGGGATGGACCTAAGGAAGATTGGCATGCGGATAACAACTGGTCACATTCTCTGAATCGAACATCCcagataaaacaaaaagaaaagatgtAATAATAAAAGGGAAGGGGGACCAATCATCTGTAAGTCTTTCCAGCAAAACAACAAACAAGTTTCATGAACCAATGGACTCGTAGCAGCCATGTCCAACCTCATCCACAAAACCCTTGAGATTCTTGTCAGATGATCCACCATCCTTCACAGCTTCCCTGGCCAAATTCTTCCATTTCTCAGCATTCCTTCTCATTTCTTCCCCCTTCTCTCCACCTCCCATAACAATTTCCAAGCACCGCTTGAACTCGTCACTTTCTACTATTCCCTCTTCATTCACTGTCACCCTAATGCCTATTTTCCACATGTCTTCAATCAGCTTTGCGTTGGTCCCTTGATCTGTCCACTGGGGAAATGCTACGACAGGAACCCCGGAAACCAAGCTCTCTAACGTTGAATTCCACCCGCAATGTGATACAAAACACCCCAATGATGGATGTGTCAAAACCTCTATCTGAGAACACCATGATACTATCATCCCTTTCTGCTCCAATTCTTCTCTGCAGCTCAGCTTGTCTTGTTCTTTCACTTCTTCTCCATTTTCTGGTGCTCTTATGACCCACAAGAAAGGATGGCCACAATCTAGCAAAGCCCGTGCGATATCCTCCTTTTGTGTCTTTGACAAAACTGATATACTCCCGAATGATACGTATACCACCGATGATTTGGGCTTGGAGTTCAACCATTCCATATAGTCGTCTGAACCTTGGAACATGTCACCTCCAAAAGAAGTATCAGATGGATCTTTTCCATCCAAATATGCAGATGGAACCAAGGGACCAATTCCAATCAAGTGAAGTTTATCTACAGCTCTCAGCGGCTCGGGCTCTAGTGCATCGAAGGTGTTCACCAGTACTTTTGGGCTTGTTTCTTGGCTGAGTGCCTCCAGCTGCTCCTGAAATGTTGGAAGAACAAAAGTATATGCATTCGATTTCACCAAAAAAGATGGAAGGTCACGGCTAGAGAGCAGCGGCAGTCCTGGTAACTCAACGGAACAAGAAGGCTCATTGCTAATGTTTCTAAACACATCACCATAACCATTGaagtaatagtaataaatatctaaaacagTGGCGGGCTGAATCCAAAGAAGGGCAGATGGAACCCCAAGGCCACGTGCCACCTCAGCCGCCCAAGGAAGCAGCAGGGTGTAAACTATACAAGTAAAAGGCTGGCCTTCATCCGCGTTCCGCACGACAATCTCTCTCAGAGTCTCCGAACCCCGACGCTTGATCTCGGACATGTAGTGTTGAACATCATCAGTAGGTTTAAATCCATCATCATAGCCATCAGAGAAGGGGACAAAGTTTAAGCCTTCAGGGGTTGACCTTTTAGCCATGCGCCGGTGGGCCGATACGCTGGTGGCGAAGGAGACTTGTGCACCGGTCCGTATGATCCGCTTGGCGAATTGAAGAGCTGGGTTAATGTGGCCTTGCGCCGGAAATGTTACAAGGAGGAAGTGTGGAGACCCCATGGCTGTGAGATTTGTGGGGTTTATCACAAGAGAATGGAGTTTGTGTGAGGCAGTGAAGTGAAGAGGTGTCTTGGACTTGCATGGAGGTAAAGGGAATAAATAAGGATATGGGATTTACAACAATGACGTTTGTGGTGACGAATTTGTGGAGAAAGTTTTATTGAGTTTGTCTTTGTGTTCATCAATTTGTGATGGAGATGATGCCTGGCATGTGAGACTCCGACATGACTGACAGCTTTGTATAGGACTTTATTCATGGTTATATATATACCATTGATGCATAGATCTAGGTTATCCCCTTCACCCATTCTAAAATTTGAGTGGccttttgtttaattatttgaatttatgtGGCAGATCTTGCTCCAATCTAAGGTCACTTGCATTGAATGATAGTTCCCACGGTAGGGAAGAGGAGACCGTTTCtgtttatttttagaaatatttagaaatatttggttaaaaatgatgaaataattctCACATCATAAATCTAACCCATCTCATGTTTTATCGGAAAagtaacccattttttatataaatgcccttttttatttcaagtatttacatacagatttttaaaaaaaaaatggttatttttacaagaatatAATGAAGGTATTTTTATCTAAATGATACCAAAAAATGGTGggaggttaaatttcaaaaatcggGTTTTGAGAagcccttttaatcaaataacccttatTTTTATCTTCTATCATCTTATTTTTCACTTCTTTCAACCTTCCCAATTATGTTTAAGATATTGATCAGAAACTAACAATCCATCGAAAACTAATAATCCATTTGACAGATAttttagaaacacttttaacttaaaaagatatttaaaaaattaaattaaatgctagagaatttagaaaacacttttaaaaatctaaaaaatcactttataatatattttttttagaaaaacacttAATTGATGATTCTCCTAAAATCACTTTTATTACAAACATCTCATATAAAAACACTATTAgtgtatttgataattattttaagaagtgtttctattttttataatacttgaaaaaaaaattaagtgttaaaaaagcaaaaaatactttctaaaattaccaTCTAACACACTCCACTAAACTctctttaaaacaaataaaactataaaatccATTTCATAATGTGCATGACATTATTTCCTCCATTGAGAAGTTGGATTTACGGTATAATATATATGGAATAAGATAAAAGATAAGATGACCATGAGAGAGGATAAttaagttaatatattatttatggtGTCTCATCTTCATTCAAATATAAGATAAGACAAGTCACGTAATGTATTACTCAcatcttttttatattctctATTCATTGGATATACTAATATTAAGTTGAGGTATTATATCTGCATATAGCATGAATCATAAATTTACACTTATCaaatcttttcattttctatcttcaattttttatattactcatattgcaaaacaaataattttgattaaaaaagttcatttttcaatcaaaaaaaaaaaaaaactaaattccTAGACACCTTTAGATAGTTTGAATgtcaaaggtttttttttttctttttctttttcttaaaaaaaattacgtTCTTGGGgtttaaaaattggttttttttttgttaaaatgttgatgttgttattattattattattattattattacttaaatCTTATAGCATGTTATTTAgactctttctattttttatttatcatttttttaacacaattttgtcttcaaaaaaattggatttttatttatctagAGGAAaaagtcctttttttttccttctttctctttttaacCTTTAAGTTCTTTGTAATACTCAAATctaatttcttatataaaataaaatcaaagttattttagaaacattttataatttgaatgaGAAATAAATCTATTATAAAATAGCAAAGTTGTCATCAAGAAAAATCAACACTCTATCCTCAATGCATATAATTGCATTCATAGTTGCTTTCCAAGGTTATGCATAAATTGGCTAACAATACTCAATGCATAATCAAGGTCTGACCTTGTGTGTGCTAAGTACATCAATCTTTCTACAAGTCTTTGAAATCTCCCTTTATCAATCAGTGCATGATTGGACTCAACACATAACTTCAAACCTTCTTCCACTAGTTTATCCATTGTTTGACTTGTTTGACATGTTGACATATCAATCTCTTGTAATAGATCTAAGTCATATTTCcttttagacaaaaaaaaaaaaaaaaatcctttcttAGATCGAGACACATTGATCctaagaaaatatttcaaaggacctaagtttttcatttcaaactcTTTGGACAAGTAATTTTGTAGTCATTCTTTCTTTATCACCATATCATCAACAAAAATAATGAGTGCAATGATCTTACTTTGATATCTCTTCAGGAATAAAGTATAGTCTAATTGCTCTAATGGTAGCCAAAGACAGTCATAGACTTTATGAATCTTCCAAACCATACTCTCAGAGATCTTTTCAACTCATAcaacattttctttaatttacaCACCTTCTGACTATGCCTTTTTGGTATCATGCACCTTGGTCAGAGATCCATGTAGACTTCTATGGACAATTCACCATGTGGGAAGGTATTATTCACATTGAGTTGTTGCAATGGACAATCTAAGTTCACAactaaaaacaacaaaactcaAACTGTGTTGATTTTAGCTGAGTGTGGATGTCTTTATATAATTGATCCCATAGGTTTGTGTGTACCCTTTTGCCACTAGTCTTGCTTTAAAGTATTTAATTGTTCCATCTTCTTTATACTTCATAGTATAAATCTCTCATAATCTAACTAGTTTCTTTCTTAGTGGAGGATCAATGAGTTCCTaggtttttttctttgttttttgcaAGGATTTCATCTCCTTGTTCATAGTTGCTTTCTACCTTAAATCAACAAGATCCACCTAAAGTAGGGACTTTGGATGGACCTCAAACCATCatatataaccataaaaggGATTGgacatttattcaaaattaaggGAAATGAAGCACGATGGCTCTTTGCTAGTTCACAAACATCATAGTGGAAACTAGAAACATCAAATATTGCAAATAAACTAGGAAATAATTTCTtcaaataaccaaaggaagcatgccCCAAATGTCAATGACATAACCAAATGTCAGATTTCTTCTTCTACCCATTAGAGCAATCCATTGTTAAAGCTTGATGTAGCTTGTTGAAACTCTTTGACATCAAGTCCAAGTAATACAACTTCCCTTGCCTAATACCATAACCAATCATCTGCCTTGTGCAGATGTCCTTAAATACACAAAatttaggataaaaaattacaacataagACAAGGTCATGGTTATTTGGAAAATGGACACGAGGTTATAATCCAAAGATGAAACAACTAAAATAGAATCTAAATTCAAAGCATCATTAAGGGTCAAGGATCTTTGCCCAATGATTGGGGTCAAAGTACCATTGGcaatagaaacaattttttatgaagacaGTTTAAGAGGTGAAATTTATCTAGAATCAAACATCTTATCATATGTAGCACCataatcaattatccatgcataATTAGAAGCAACTATGGACATATTTAAAACCATATTATCATTGTTTGTAACTACTACCAATGCTAAGGCCTTTTCAACAACTTCATCCTTAGTCTTTCTTTCAACAATTGTGGTAGTAGAGATCTCTTTAGAATTCCATTTTTGTGGATCACGAC
This region of Vitis vinifera cultivar Pinot Noir 40024 chromosome 5, ASM3070453v1 genomic DNA includes:
- the LOC100260080 gene encoding UDP-glycosyltransferase 75C1; translation: MGSPHFLLVTFPAQGHINPALQFAKRIIRTGAQVSFATSVSAHRRMAKRSTPEGLNFVPFSDGYDDGFKPTDDVQHYMSEIKRRGSETLREIVVRNADEGQPFTCIVYTLLLPWAAEVARGLGVPSALLWIQPATVLDIYYYYFNGYGDVFRNISNEPSCSVELPGLPLLSSRDLPSFLVKSNAYTFVLPTFQEQLEALSQETSPKVLVNTFDALEPEPLRAVDKLHLIGIGPLVPSAYLDGKDPSDTSFGGDMFQGSDDYMEWLNSKPKSSVVYVSFGSISVLSKTQKEDIARALLDCGHPFLWVIRAPENGEEVKEQDKLSCREELEQKGMIVSWCSQIEVLTHPSLGCFVSHCGWNSTLESLVSGVPVVAFPQWTDQGTNAKLIEDMWKIGIRVTVNEEGIVESDEFKRCLEIVMGGGEKGEEMRRNAEKWKNLAREAVKDGGSSDKNLKGFVDEVGHGCYESIGS